The sequence below is a genomic window from Rhizobium gallicum bv. gallicum R602sp.
TGCTCTACGACCTCACCCTGCACATGGGATACACCTACGACACGCCGGCTTCCGGCGCGCGTCACATCATTCGGCTGATGCCGCTTTCGCTGCCCGACCGGCAGCGGCTGGTCGCAGGGTCGATTACCATATCTCCGTCGCCGGACGAGCAATCGCATTTCACCGATTTCTTCCTCCATCCGGCAACATCCATCCTGCTGCGGTCGCCGCACGAGACGTTGGATATCCGCATGCAGGCGCGCGTGCAGGTCGAAAGCCGTTCGATCGCCGCCGATTTCTCGCCGGACCTCGACCGCCTGCCGAAGGAAGTCGCCGGCGTCTGGTCGCTGGAGCCTGACTCTCCGCATCATTTCCTCGCCAGCAGCCCTCGTCTCACCGAAACCCGCGCCATTTCGGACTATGCCAGGGACTGCGCGCTGCCCGGCCTGACCGTGTTGCAGATCGCCAATGCCTTGTGCACCCGCATCAACAAGGATTTCACCTACGATACGGAAGCAACGACGGTAGATTCCACGGCTCTCGATGCTTTCACTCT
It includes:
- a CDS encoding transglutaminase family protein, giving the protein MTAVLYDLTLHMGYTYDTPASGARHIIRLMPLSLPDRQRLVAGSITISPSPDEQSHFTDFFLHPATSILLRSPHETLDIRMQARVQVESRSIAADFSPDLDRLPKEVAGVWSLEPDSPHHFLASSPRLTETRAISDYARDCALPGLTVLQIANALCTRINKDFTYDTEATTVDSTALDAFTLKRGVCQDFVHVMILALRSLGIPAGYVSGFLRTIPPLGKERLEGADAMHAWVRVWCGETLGWIELDPTNDMPAGTDHIVVAYGRDYSDVAPVIGVLKSYGGHRAVQAVDVIPIK